ATCGTCCCAACATTCACATGCGGCTTCGTACGCTCGAACGTTTCCTTCGCCATGACAGCGTCCTTTCGTCGTCGCCGCCCGGGGGATGTGGGGCCGGTGCGGCGCACATCACCCCCACGCCGGTCGGCGGGGAGGTGGATTCCTGGGGCCGGAAAGTGGAGCTCGTGGACGGACTTGAACCGTCGACCTCTCCCTTACCAAGGGAGTGCTCTACCGCTGAGCTACACGAGCCTACCGGGACCCGGGCAGGGATCGGCGGCCTCGGAGGGCCGACGAACCTGGAGCGGGAGACGGGATTCGAACCCGCGACATTCAGCTTGGGAAGCTGACGCTCTACCAACTGAGCTACTCCCGCACGGGACGAGGCCGGAACCTCGGACCCGGGTCGAACCGCACCGCGCACGGTGCGGCCGGTTCCTGGCGTGGTGGGCAGGGCTGGATTCGAACCAGCGTAGGCCGAAGCCAACGGATTTACAGTCCGTCCCCTTTAACCACTCGGGCACCTACCCATGCGCCCGGAACCGCGGAAGCGCGAACGACGTCGTGGAGCCACCCATCGGAATCGAACCGACAACCTTCCGATTACAAGTCGGATGCTCTACCAGTTGAGCTAGGGTGGCATCCTCCTCGCGGGCGAAACCGCGCGCTGCTGCGCGTCCGAAGTGAAAATCTAGCACGCCTCTTTTCGGCCTGTCAACGCGCGCCGGAGCCGCCTCCGACGGCCGTCCACCCCACCCGCCGGCGGCGTCGAACGGACGGCCGAACGTCCCGCACGCGGGTGGTAGAGTCCGCCTCAGGAGGTCATCGCATGCGCATCGGTCCACTCGGCGTTTGGGAACTGCTCATCATCCTCGTCGTCGTCCTGCTGATCTTCGGCCCGCGCCGGCTGCCGGAGATGGCCAAGGGCCTCGGCCAGTCGGTCCGCGAGTTCCGCAAAGGCATCCGCGACATCCGCAACGACTTCGAGGAGGGCGAAAAGGGCGACGACGCGCCGCCCACCGCCGCCCCCAACGCCGCATCGCAGACGCAGGCCGCCGCCGCCCAGGCGGGCCAGGCCCCACCCCCACCCACGCAGGGCGCCCCCGCGCCGGCCCCCACCCCGGCGGCCACCGCCGCACCCCCCGACGCGTCCACCGCCGCGGACGCCGCCCCCGAAACGCCGGCCGAACCGGCCGCCGCCGAGGACGCGGCGCCCGCGACCGACGACGCCGCGCAGGACGACGGCACGCGGGACGAGACCGCACGGGACGAGACCACGCAGGACGAGAAGGCCCGCGACGCCTGAGCGGGCCTCCCGCCGACGCGTGAACGGCGTCGCGCTCCGCCTCCGCGGGGCGCGACGCCGCGCCGCCTAGGACCGACCGATCATGG
This is a stretch of genomic DNA from Trueperaceae bacterium. It encodes these proteins:
- a CDS encoding twin-arginine translocase TatA/TatE family subunit, whose amino-acid sequence is MRIGPLGVWELLIILVVVLLIFGPRRLPEMAKGLGQSVREFRKGIRDIRNDFEEGEKGDDAPPTAAPNAASQTQAAAAQAGQAPPPPTQGAPAPAPTPAATAAPPDASTAADAAPETPAEPAAAEDAAPATDDAAQDDGTRDETARDETTQDEKARDA